Below is a window of Malania oleifera isolate guangnan ecotype guangnan chromosome 1, ASM2987363v1, whole genome shotgun sequence DNA.
ggaaagcagttttaGCTATATCCTCAGACCTAACCCTCatctgatgataccctgaccgtagatcgatcttcgaaaagacatgCGTCCCCTCCAACTggtaaaaaagatcatctatacgaggcaaatggtaacgattcttcaccgtcactttgttgatctcacggtagtcaatacacatacgcatcaactcgtccttcttcttcacaaataatactggagctcctcagggtgaaacactcggtcgaataaaaccctggtccagtaatgcctgcaactgctccttcaactctcaaaattctgttggagccatctggtatgggGTTTTAAAGATCCGTGCCTTACCAAACAGCAATTCTATctcaaactccacctcacgatctggaggtaaaccaggtagtTCTTCAGGAAACACATCCAAAAATTAGTTGACCactcgaatgtcctcgagtctcaacacatcccgcggcggttccttcacacaagctaggtaccccttaTAACCCtctaagagtaacctccttgcctataaTGCCGATAAAATCTGAGGtgtcaaacgcacacacgatcccacgaactcatactcctgctttcCAGGAGGTATGAACACTACTACTTTCTTCCGACAGTCAATCGCCgtataactagagaataaccaatccattctcAATATGACGTCGAAACCCAacatgtcatatactacaagatttgcCAGTAGTAGTCTCTCCTGAATTACAACTGGACAGTTTCTTAACATCTTACTACAAGTCATTACACTCCCAGTTGGCGTAatcacagacaacatctcattcatcacacaggtttccaCCCCACATAATTTCACataactagcagatatgaacgaatgggttgcccccgaatcaaacaaaacaacagctctattcgaaagcaataacatggtacctgtcaccacattcccagcgtgttccgcatctgttggagtaagtgaatatactctcgccggagccgtggttgcctggtagttccctcgagacatctgattactcccacggttctggctctgtgcagacATATCCTTCTTCAGTTCCTGGCAGCTCTTCGCCATGTGGgccgacttgccacagttgtagcaaacaccccagaatggctgacactcaccatcgtgccatttatggcacttggtgCACGGTGCGAAGGATGAATCCTCTTGAGAACTTAGCCGatcggtgttctgccgataaccagaactgtaattcttcttcttcttctacttacTCTGCTAAGGACCattctgaggaccagaagatactgacATTTTCTCCTAAACCTgtactacctcatctccccgaaggtcggtctcaacaaTGGTGGCTTAATTCACCagaacagagaactcacggatctacaGCCTCCCCACAAGACGGCAGATGTCTTTCCTCATACCCCTCTCGAACATTCGagacttctcgtgctcattcggaaccaagtatggtgcaaatcgagataacttgatatatctggaagcatacctctgcaccatCAAAGTTTCCTGCATTAGGCccgaaaactcatcggccttaGCATCCCGTGTGGAGACtggaaagtatttttcaaaaaatacctccttgaagcggccccacgtcaAATCAgttggaccagctctctgcctctcaagtaGGCTCACTgctgtccaccatcgccctgcctccctaaTCAGCTGGAAGGTGGCGTACAAAatcttctgcttctcagtgcagtggagaaCTTCCAAAATCCTTCTGCTTCTGCTTCTTGAAgagtgcatgcgtgtgaacctcttgatggtaCACCCTGCATCAGTAGAAGAGCTaccacgtctcctaacactccgcccaatctctcggatcacctgtctcgccaaaccacgagatacagaaggagactcatcacttgccatctcctcggagccactctccaagttattatccttgggctccatactgAAAACAGAATAAGAATtgattagaattcctatatcgtacacagttaatacaatcatagacctaatcatgtcaactattattCTCACAGGTCTAAGTCTATTTCGTTACACTGACACGAAAGtcgtcaatggtctgccctgcctttactcgaatcgtcatctcaggaaaaacacggaataccgtcgacaaatcccaatctaacaacaaaacaaccctcgaccaacactacccatttcctacatcctatactctagtatgtacacattaATACTCCAAACCAAGTctgcaagacctaacaacctggttagctctgataccaagctatcacgcctcGAATCCGCAGGTGGGTCACAGGTGGTGAATTAAGTAACTTAACCTTTCTCcatatcaatttaaaacatatatgatatAACATGAAAAGAGGGTTCGatcccgtggggtgaacggatgctcgatatacatacatacaaacgtccatactcatcaaaatacgcagcgaaatacagTCTGTTATACGCAACTAGTATCATACCAatgtctatacaaactaggataacATACCCATAAAACAAAACATACccaagtgtctacaaaactatcctgacaacctggataccaaaactcatacctaaaaggtattagcagtagctacgacacccctgcTCTCAGATGCTaagatgctacttaccgctacctgaaggatctaaaaaacattgtacgtacattcggggtgagacacctctcagtaaggaagaaaacaatttatatcaatgtgtggcataccggtgtcattttacatacttcataacactatacatacgatacagtttgaaacaattcgtaaaGTTTCATataattccatacagttccagtattttcagaaaactattccagttcatacgatacccaacatacatacataaatacatacatacggtcagtgtcgtcacactagttcgcaactacaccaagtcatctcgtctcacagcgattacattgctacatacgcaactacgctgcgacgatcaaggcctaATGATGAATCCATTacttcatacgcaactacacaaggtcacctaatctcacaacaattacattactacatatgcaactatgaagatctacgactcaggctcaatagtgaatccattgctacatacgcaactacacaaggtcacctagtctcaccccgattacattgccacatgtacaactacgctgcgacaacctaggcccactgtgaatccatggCTACATACGGTGTAAAACACACCTTTCGGTGACTAgccgaaacatactggtgatatttcacaccccggatatagagctggccactctcgcccacggtggTTAACCGATACACGACTTTTTTTACAAActcttggaatcattttggacacgttcctatacatttcagcgtacggtaattagccgctacataatacctggaacaaatacatacaaccatacatagcatacttatttggtttacagcaaatcatatcatttacaatttcaagtatacagtttatgcaaatatggattacggttacctcaataatacagttttaacaaaaCCAAcatatttccaaacaaaatagagatgatacccgaaatccccaattttcctgaaaactgtaactcgaaaatcctgcatttttacccaatatatttttccaaataaataaccaaaacatacatacgatcgtagcctacaggcttatcgatcctgatttcaaaaatggactgatataaacagaatcctctaatcttaacccgaaatccaattacgaactctatggtcctcaaaactacgaaccgagactccgaaatctacaaaccacagtacaaaacatacttacgaTCTGTAttactatacatatactgaatcagaaatgaaaatcgagccttacctcgattttggcccgaaacctgAAATCCTTCGAAATGATATTCCAATCCAATAGAAACGtaaagaatccttcactgatcctcgcagtatcaTTGGATTTATGAATCCAGCAACGAACGACaaagaaaattagagagagagagaaagagagagtgtagggagagttctagagagagagagagattttgggaaaacttagtcccaaagtaatcccaaaatatccttataaagatcCTTGACTCgagaggcttcgtcgacgaattggtctcctcgtcgacgaggtgttcagggatttcatcgacgaggcagcgatttcgtcgacgaaccctgatatttaaatttccctgaacccctcggcttttttctcgtcgacgagactttgaatttcgtcgacaagaataacaaaggcctcgtcgacgaaatccgtcttcgtcgacgaacctactcttttaccaaaatttccctctctttatatatattaaCTCATTATCagagttcgggttcttacacatggtacatacataatattaaaataaggaGAAAATTGTTGGTAtactttaatattattatattattttattgttatctaGGAAAAAAATCACGTACCTTATTGGGTGATACATCCACAATTAATTAtggtcattcattcatgtatttgataaatgcataattaattatatgaatttaCCTTGGATCTAAGTATGTATTtacttactatatatatatatatatatatatatatcatatttattGTGTACATAGAGAATAAAGGGTCATTTTGTGCCACTAAATAAGCCCTTGAAGTATTAGCATAACATACTAATTTCttctcttcattctcatcatataaTTCTTATCTTAAATCTAGAGAGTTTGGCAAGTAAAGAAAGGTATTTTTAGTGGAGTTTTGAACTCCTCAATTTGTGCAGAATTAGAGTGAGTCGTACGATTTTAATGGGTTGTTGTATCCTAGGAAAGACAAGTCTTGAGAAGTTCTAGTGTCGTGGGCTAAACCAAATAATAGGAGAAAatttgaatctccttaaagaaaAGGAGATATCCGTACCGCCTATTATGAACCTTGTTTAagattcatattttttatttgcatCTAAATTtgtatcattttatattattagttttcAAACATAATTATTGAGAGCGAATGATGAGATTGTACTGACAAGAGAGTGAAGAAATTAACTCCGCTACTGTTCTGGAGGAAAGGTGCGCAAGAAGGACAGGATTTCATTGGAGACCTCTTGAGCTTTCTCCTGCTGGATAAAGTGGTGGCCGTCCAGAATTACCATTTCCAGGTTTGGGACAACCTTCTGAAACTCATCTCCTTCAATGTATGCCCTTGTCCCGCTATCAAAGCCAATGTCCTTATTCCCAACTATGAACTTCGTCCGAACTGTGATTTTTGAGCCATCCCAAGGTGCAAGAAGCTCCCAGTTCCTGCACCCATGTAACAGTGACGGGTAAGTCATGGCATTTGACTCTCAAGGTTGGAGATCACTGACCACAATAGACAACTAGATATGAAGTTGTTATTAGGAGGAATTTTGTGCCTCAGTCATCCGTCTTCTCTTTATGTCATGTTACCATTTACCATTTTATTGTATAAATGCATAAACGATTGTGATAAAAacaggaaaaaaataataataacaaagatGGAGCCGAGGAATAAGGACAGAGGATTTTGAGTAGTTAAATGGCTACAAGTTCTAGGATATTTTGAGTAGTTAAAATTGATGGGTATGAAAAATCAAGCAATTCAGAGAAAATCCTACAATGAGATCCGCCATTACAGCTGCAGTTAAATGGCTACAAGTTCTAGGATTTTTTGAGTAGTTAAAATTGATGAGGGTTTGAAAAGTCAAGCAATTCATAGAAAATCCTACCATGACCAATAGCAAAATTTTTTAGCATGAGTGTAAATCATCGACAGAGAACTAAATGCAGACATAAAGATGGACTGAGTCAAAAGGTGAGTTAACTGTTCACACTCACAGGTCAAATGCACGGTAATAGTTGAGGGGTCCAGTAAAACCAGATTTCTGAAACTGGTCTGCGTAGAACTTGATGTCTTCCTCTGCAATCCAAGCAGGCAACGAAGATGGTGTGGGCAGAGCATCGATGATCTCCATGCCCGGAGGAGCTACCAGAGGGTCTGTCTGGTCGATTAGTAAGAATTTCTTCATCACCGTCACATAATCGTACCTCCCAAATGACTTCTCTGCTCTCCCTGCTTCCTaaaatacacacacatatacatatttaaccaTTCTGaccatatgagagagagagagagagagagagagagagagagagagagagagagagagagagcacctgAAACTGGCACATGTAAAACCCGTCCCCAAATCTGTGTCTGAAGAGGTCGACATATTTGATTTGGGGTCTGGGGGTAACCGGAACACTCAGAAGAACCAACCCCTTCACTCTGTCCGGCCTGAACAGGCTCAGACACCGCGCAACAATTGATCCCCAGTCATGTCCCACCACAAATGCCTGTTAATTCTCAAAATCAAACCCCAAACAGATCTAACCCCATTAAAATCAGAGAAAGACTTCAGAATGAGTAGTAGATCCTATGTACCTGTTGAGCACCAAAATGGTCAAGAAGGCCGATAAGGTCACCCACGAGGTGGAAAACGGTGTAGGAATTGGGGGGTAGGGGAGCGTCGGTGTCACCGTAGCCTCTCATGTCAGGGGCCACCACGTGGTAACCGTGGTTGGCCAAATGGGTGATCTGATGGCGCCACGAGTACCAGAGCTCCGGGAACCCATGAATCAGCAGAACCAAGGGTCTCCCACTTCCACTCCCTTGCTCCGCTACGTGCATCCATATCCCATTGGTTTTGATCCTCTGGTGGTTCACCTGCTCGCTCATTGCTTAACTGGACAGCACCACCTTTGTTGATCTACTCTTATCAATATATGCAAGCTGCCTGTTGtgattttcagagagagagagagagagagagagagagagagagagttatgcaCAATGGTCAATGGCGGATATGctttaaataaagaaagaaaaaaaaaaaaaaaagaagagaaattaTGTGGCTAGGAGGGGTGAGTTTTTTCCcagtttattattttaaatatatattaaataataggAAAAATAATTTTCGTAATAATTGTAACGGAATCTTGTGACTTGATTCAACGAGatttaaatgataaagaaaatTCATGTGTTATGCATAGCGGTCAAATCTCATAAGATGGTGTAGTGAATCTCGCTATTCTATCTAACGAAATTTGTAAGAATAAGACAGTTCATAAACAATGTTTGAATTGCAGACAGAAGCTTAGGAAGCCATTTTGATAATGTTTCGAATAATTCATGACTCATGTGCAATGCTTAAGAGGATCGGATGAAGTAATATTTCTTTGATCTTCCGATTTGGGGGTCACCACGAGAGCTCATGGCATCGCTCTGTGATAATTGATTTGTGAGCCTCTTCCAATTGGTTGGCAAGCCAAGACCGGATGTTGGACTTCAGGGCAAGTCTTCTTCAGCTAGTTTTTAGAGTTTATGCTTTGTAACAGTATCACTTGATGCACCATGAAAACCTCACTGGTAATTTATTAGTCTGTACCTTGTAGATTTATCGCCCTAGAAGgtaatgaaaattgaaaaatgaaattcTTCTTAGCTCTGTTGTTTGTGTTGTATTGTGATTTGAGTTGAGATTCTCTGAGTTGGCCATATGATGAATAAACATAACATGGGTTGCATCAAAGATGATGAGGGTAACAAAGCTTATGCTGTTTTTGGATTTGTGAAGGAAATTCAAGGGATAAATTTTGTACATAAGAGGGTTTTGAGATCAGTATCATTTAGGCGTGAAGGAACAACCTTGATGGGTAGAACAATAAAACCATCTTTTTTACAGGCCTCCTCCAGAGCCTTTACTTGGGAGGGACCATCCAGCAAGCAGCATCCATGAATTGCCTTATTCTTCTAATCCACGCAAATCTCATTGGATGGAGCTACTTCATTCAGCGAGATTTGGCCGCCACGCATCAACACATGAATTCCCTTTGCCGTTTAAATCTCGCCACTTGGCCTAGTGAGGTTTGTTTAAATCTTGTTGGACCAAGTAGCGAGAATACATTAAAGTTATTCCaggaattattttttttttaaaggtattatttaatatttaaaaaaaaaaagataaacggGAAAAAAACTCGGGGTGTAATGGTTCATTATAAATCAAATCAAAACTCAAACTGAAATTTGCGATTTTTAATATTGCTAAATCGAAATTGAAACCTAACTCAACTTATTATCCCCTAAAGAATCGAATATTGGGTAGTTTGATTTCGATTTTTTTGGTACCGCGGATGCATTTTTTCTGTTTGGACAAtccccttttattttattttattttattacatcGAGTTCCTTTCATCCTTATCACCACTAGCTGACACTCTCCTTTGGGGCACACAACCTGGCATGCATCCTGGCACACAATCTGATGGGCCTGACGAGAGAAACTAATCCCATGTCTGCATGCACAATACCCTCCATGTGCAGGGGTAAATAGCAGATGTGCGCTCGGAATGGTAAGGTTCGAACTCTCAACATCTCCGTTAAGCGGCCTGCGAGATTCCGTCCTTACCACCCGAGCATATGCCGGGGGGTGGACGATCCCCTTTTATGATTTTTGAATATTAGAACATTAAAATCAATTTTGCATTTGACCATTCAAATAGTGGAACATCAATTTTGTGCTTCAACACTTCAGTAATCCTAAACTAGTAAAAGGAAAAAATAGTTAAGGAGATGGAGAAGAGGAAATGACTCACATTGAGCAAAAAGAGCCTTCGAGCCTTCAATAGAGAAAAGGTTGGGAGGAAATGGTTGCATGTGCTAAGGTAGGATGTCCAATGAACAAGGAGAGACTCAAGCAAAGAAGAGCCCTTAAGCTTCCGGTAAGTCAATATCGAGGCTTTCACTTGCGAGGTTGGAGACTTGGAGGCTTTTGCTTCGATTTGCAGACTGTAGAGTGGTTGTGCTAACCTGGCCAAGTGGGAACTAGGGAGGGAGGCAAAGCCACAAGGTAGTAGCGATGACAGTATCGCAGCGCAGAGGCAAAGTTGCACTCATAGAGGGGGTCGGGTGagaaattgagattgagaaataAGAGTGAGAACTGAAAAGTTGAAATCCTAGATTCACTTATATTAAGGGACTGCATCCAATATGGAGCAGCCTACAACAACTAGGATAATGGACCAATCATattgttgtagtatgtggctTATATTGAATTGAACATATGTATAAAGAAAGCATGCTGGACTATAAGAGAAAATCATCGACTATTTGCATAATGAGTCGAAGGTTACATTGACGGTTTTAGATTCAAGAAAAAACCTTTGATGGTTACATTGATGATTTAATCTCAATAAGAAACTTTTGACGgttttctgaaatcgtcgacggttttgtttggcgctattttttgaattttgaattaagaagatcaataggttgggaATTCAGAGGAAAATCCTCCTGGGATTGATATAGGGGTATTTAGGGAACTTTCTAATCCCTCTGTATgtgtagggttagcataaatATAATGTTGTAACCCTAATTTTGATAGACAGTGAATTTCAGCTGTTGCTTGCATCtgtggacataggcacattgtcAAACAACATTAATTCTTGTTCtattgtttatttgctttccttaTGATTCATGTGATTATGTTTTCGTAATGTTCATCATTAGTTGCTGCATTACACAATTTGATTTTTCCACTGTGCATTAATTTGAACAACAAATTGGTACCAGAGCTATTGGTTACAAtggttggaatttcttctgcaaagtttgacattgtcaagtttgatAGATTAGGAAATTTCGGACTAAGGATTTGTTAGTGCAGTACGGTATAGTGAAAGCATAATACGGAAGGCGACCGAAAGGCATGGACGACATGAGTTAGAAGGAATTGGAAATGAAGGGTATGACAACTATCAGACTTTGTCTAGCTGATGaagtgatgtatcacgtcatggatgaggaatcaccagtagcagtttggctgaaactagagagtcagtatatgtccaagtcgttgacgaacaagttgtatcttaagcagaaactttatatgttatcagaacctgattggtttggtttaggttttCACGGAGCACAGTACtatagctatatgatcacaatcatgattatgttagtgctaccgcttgccgtacGGGACAGTGGGAGATCGCAGTCGATGTGGCTTATTGTAGCACAGGAATCCCTCTAGTGTCTGGACCAGGAGGAGCAGAatcattgtacttacagacttttgtttgatctagcatggttgcccagccattgctaggtcccaccttcgggctacacaatccagttatgtgggggtaagacatgacaccagccaactatccatctaggttgttttctatgtacagttatatgagataatttatatgtatagaaatccAGTATAttataccatgatatgataaaatatgttttccacaGATATGATACGGGTAGATTTACTAAGTATGATTTTTACactattatatgtatatcacaaaatTACTCgtgttgccatacactgatattagtttatttcctttactgagaggtgtctcaccccaattatctaaaaatttcaggagccccggatagaagagcggataaagctccacaacATTAGAGCTCAACTGTTTTatcctttctgaagggtaagtcttgttGCTAGAGTCtgacagatttttgggtggtgaccctaggccacttttggatgTTTTTGGGATATGTGTAAGTATATGATAGTTGTACTAAGACTCTGGTAATGTGTTGGTTGGactatttgatatgtatatgattttatgtttcccgctACTTAGGAATCTGTGTGGTGTTTCAGGTATTTCCTTGGTACttatgggtctaggttgattatgattttaCAGAATTATTATATTAGATATTACTATGGAACAGAAAAAATttgtaaaataagcaggtcattacagtttggtattaaagcccaggttgctaggttctgtagacttcagAGTGtagcggaaacgataccagagtataggaaaagaatttaaggttttgtcTTGTAGTCTAGAGGCATG
It encodes the following:
- the LOC131146998 gene encoding uncharacterized protein LOC131146998 gives rise to the protein MSEQVNHQRIKTNGIWMHVAEQGSGSGRPLVLLIHGFPELWYSWRHQITHLANHGYHVVAPDMRGYGDTDAPLPPNSYTVFHLVGDLIGLLDHFGAQQAFVVGHDWGSIVARCLSLFRPDRVKGLVLLSVPVTPRPQIKYVDLFRHRFGDGFYMCQFQEAGRAEKSFGRYDYVTVMKKFLLIDQTDPLVAPPGMEIIDALPTPSSLPAWIAEEDIKFYADQFQKSGFTGPLNYYRAFDLNWELLAPWDGSKITVRTKFIVGNKDIGFDSGTRAYIEGDEFQKVVPNLEMVILDGHHFIQQEKAQEVSNEILSFLRTFPPEQ